Proteins from a genomic interval of Scomber scombrus chromosome 11, fScoSco1.1, whole genome shotgun sequence:
- the LOC133990376 gene encoding granulocyte-macrophage colony-stimulating factor receptor subunit alpha-like — protein sequence MMLLPTLIFWSSIPVLFCFSFSQCDTEGSNLDVCKNDIADLGVHSCFPEDNEIHDIKDDQNFYCVLHPTNKLNCSWSFQPLLEHTQLSVSMSICDSETVQSLSHVSDERVGSVSRVLPDYELLSVILIFNVSLNDMWKVYTYAYDSDTLEFLSPPPFISASFNDGNLLVNWTEPLSQTKIKPECFEYQLEGVKEKLITLLNQMSHKELNADPQITYRVRIRARVNQESCFGSSHWSDWSPTVKVEKQVAVDDFSFLVVLSISLGIPMILLAVVLLVRYQRVTKVLFPPIPHPPPKYKYFIEKNDTFNFFYAAPSVKPEEEITEVVEAEQKPEKPF from the exons ATGATGCTGTTGCCAACTCTGATATTTTGGTCCAGTATACCGGTTCTGTTTTGCTTCAGCTTCTCACAATGTG acacagagggcAGCAATCTAGATGTCTGTAAAAATGACATCGCTGAT CTCGGAGTACATAGTTGTTTTCCAGAGGATAATGAAATACATGATATCAAGGATGATCAAAACTTCTACTGCGTCCTTCACCCAACAAATAAACTCAACTGCTCCTGGTCATTCCAACCTCTGCTGGAGCATACTCAGCTTTCTGTCAGTATGAG TATTTGTGATAGTGAAACAGTTCAAAGTCTGAGCCATGTGTCTGATGAAAGAGTTGGATCAGTGTCTAGGGTTCTGCCTGACTACGAGCTATTAAGTGTAATCCTCATCTTCAATGTGTCGCTGAACGACATGTGGAAGGTCTACACCTACGCCTACGACTCTGACACACTAG AATTTCTGTCTCCACCTCCATTCATCTCTGCATCATTCAATGATGGAAACCTGTTGGTGAATTGGACTGAGCCCCTCAGTCAAACAAAGATTAAGCCAGAGTGCTTTGAATACCAGCTAGAGGGTGTAAAG GAGAAACTCATAACCTTGTTAAATCAGATGTCTCATAAAGAGCTGAATGCTGATCCCCAAATCACCTACAGAGTGAGGATAAGGGCAAGGGTGAATCAAGAGTCTTGCTTTGGATCGTCTCATTGGAGTGACTGGAGTCCGACTGTCA AGGTGGAAAAGCAAGTGGCAGTTGACGATTTCAGCTTCCTGGTGGTCCTCTCCATCTCACTTGGAATACCCATGATCCTCCTGGCTGTGGTGCTGCTGGTTCGTTATCAGAG ggtgACTAAGGTCCTGTTTCCTCCGATTCCTCACCCCCCACCCAAGTACAAGTATTTCATAGAAAAAAATGACACGTTCAAT TTTTTCTATGCTGCGCCATCGGTTAAGCCTGAGGAAGAGATCACAGAGGTGGTGGAAGCAGAGCAAAAGCCTGAAAAGCCATTTTAG
- the LOC133990390 gene encoding caspase-8-like — translation MAAMDKLRNKKTEIVDTLSADRRIFDKVQQKGLITQRDYNNLKNIKGETEEGHVVALVDKIMNKGPDTCQKFLNLLQTDDDIKSTYPALENILTNTCILPTPVQAASSDNLDGDSQESKRRKEDEAYELNSQPVGLCVIINNENFKTKDQREGTDKDARRLAKVFSRLGFRVLMCKDQERDQMDRALKYFASPGDLSQLQEFNAKEWSGSEFIDPQEPPKHGDAFICCVLSHGSKGVVSGTDGKHLSIKEITSTFKATKESALNGKPKVFLIQACQGHGVQKGVPSPDLQFDDSGSVSIPVDADFLVAIATVEDCAAVRDQYVGSWFIQSVCKQLEDVCSSGEDISEIFYRVKNEVSLKEGSKTPGAVKQMPETRDTLTKRLVLLPRRN, via the exons ATGGCAGCCATGGACAAACTgagaaacaagaaaacagaaattGTTGACACTTTGAGTGCAGACCGTCGAATCTTCGACAAAGTCCAACAGAAAGGTCTCATAACTCAACGTGATTACAACAACCTCAAAAACATCAAAGGAGAGACTGAAGAGGGACACGTTGTTGCACTTGTGGATAAGATCATGAATAAAGGACCGGACACGTGCCAAAAGTTCCTGAACCTCCTGCAAACCGATGACGACATTAAATCGACTTACCCAGCGTTGGAGAACATACTAACAAACACCTGCATTCTACCTACGCCCGTCCAAGCAGCTTCTTCTGATAACCTTG ATGGTGATTCACAAGAGAGCAAAAGACGAAAGGAG gACGAGGCATATGAGTTGAACAGCCAGCCCGTCGGCCTCTGTGTGATCATAAACAACGAGAATTTCAAGACTAAAGATCAGAGAGAAGGAACCGACAAAGATGCTC GACGTTTGGCAAAGGTGTTCAGCCGGCTGGGGTTCAGAGTCCTGATGTGTAAAGACCAAGAAAGGGACCAGATGGATCGTGCACTGAAATACTTTGCTTCTCCGGGTGACTTGTCTCAGCTGCAGGAGTTCAATGCAAAGGAGTGGTCTGGTAGTGAATTCATTGATCCTCAGGAGCCTCCTAAACATGGCGATGCCTTCATCTGCTGTGTTCTGAGTCATGGATCAAAGGGTGTAGTTTCAGGGACTGATGGTAAGCACCTCTCCATTAAAGAAATAACTAGTACATTCAAGGCAACAAAAGAGTCAGCCCTCAACGGCAAGCCCAAAGTGTTCCTGATCCAGGCCTGCCAGGGACATGGGGTACAAAAAGGAGTGCCGTCACCAGATCTGCAGTTTGATGACTCTGGATCAGTATCCATCCCTGTGGACGCTGATTTTCTGGTTGCCATTGCCACTGTTGAAGATTGTGCAGCAGTAAGAGACCAATATGTTGGAAGCTGGTTCATCCAGTCTGTGTGTAAGCAGCTGGAGGATGTCTGTTCAAG TGGGGAGGACATCTCCGAAATCTTTTACCGTGTGAAGAATGAAGTAAGCCTGAAAGAGGGTTCCAAGACACCAGGTGCAGTCAAGCAGATGCCTGAAACCAGGGACACGCTAACGAAGAGACTTGTGTTGTTGCCGCGTCGCAACTGA